The DNA sequence ACTCCCCGGCAGCACGTTCGATCCGGTCCGCGAGGGATGCCCCGCCTTCCTCGGCGGTTCCCCAGTCCTGGGGCCCAGCGAAGACGCCGGTGGCCGCAATGATCGTCCGAAGGTAGCTGAACAGGGGCCGAAGAGCGTAGTCCAGGACCATCTGGTGCCGGTCCGTTCCACCGGTGGCACCCAGCAGGACGGCCTTGCCATCCAGCGACTTGGGATCCAGGACGTCGATGAAGGACTTGAAGAGACCACTGTAGGAGGCGCTGAAGACCGGGGTCACGGCGATGATTCCGTCCGATGCCTCCACACCCGCGATGACGTCCGCCAGCCTCGGGGCGGCGTAGCCGGTGACGAAGTTGTTGGCGATGTCCACCGCAAGGTCGCGGAGCTCGACGACGTCCACGGCCACCTGGTAGCCGCCTGCCTCAAGCTGCCTCGCAGCAGCCGCTGAAAGCTGGTCGGCCAGCAGCCGGCTCGATGAGGGGACGCCAAGTCCTGCGGAGAGGACTGTGATGCGGCGGGTTTCCATGGCATTCTCCTGGTGCTCGTTCAAATCATCATACATGCGTTTGCATCTATACCGTTGAACTGCCGCAGGTGGCGGAGTATTCCCGGAGGTTCTGCGGGACCCTGATCAGAGCAGGACGGTTCCCTGGATGCACGTGGTCGATTCGCCGCCCACCCAGATGTCCCCGCCCTCAGCGCTCACATGGATGCGCCCGGCCCGGCCCAGCACGGTCCCCTGCGAAGCCACGTACTGCTCCGGCGCCCTGCCGGTTCCCATCAGCCATTGGGCTGCACCGGCATTGAAGCTGCCGGTGACGGGGTCCTCCGCCATCGCGTCACCGGGCAGGAACGTGCGCACCTCAAAGTCGGCGCCGGTGCCGGGAGCATGCGGCCCTATGACGCCGATCTTCAGGTCGCCCATGGCTGCGTGGTCCGGTTCCAGGGCCAGCACCTGCCCGGCGGACTGCAGCAGGACACCGATCCATTCCGGCCCGTTCACCAGCCAGCACGCGTCGACGATGTCGCCGGGGGCCACCCGCAGCGCCGCTGCCAGCTGCCGGCGGACGGGCTCCTCCACGGGGCCGGATCGCGTCAGGGGCGGCGCGGCGAAAGCCAGCCTCCCGCCGTCGCGCTTGATCCGGACAAGCCCCGCCGCGCATTCCTGCACCACGCAGCCGTCGGACTTCGGCACCCCTCCGCTTTCCAGCCAGGTATGGGCAGAGCCCAGAGTCGGGTGGCCCGCAAACGGGAACTCCTCGCTCCCGGTGAAAATCCTGACCCGGTAATCGGCGCGGGGATCCCGGGGAGGCAACAGGAAGGTGGTTTCCGAGAGGTTGGTCCAGTTGGCGAAATGCTGCATGGTCGCCGCGTCCAGGCCTTGGGCATCAAGCACGACGGCGAGCGGGTTGCCACGGTAGGCCAGTCCGGCGAAAACATCCACTTGGTGGAAGGGGCGGGGGCGGGGGTTCGGGTTCACCGGAGCAGGCTACCACCGCACAAACGAAAGACCCCCGCCGCCGGAGTCCGGCGACGGGGGTCGTGACGTGGAGTGGGGAAATTACTTTCCTGCCACCACGTCCAGTTCGATCACAGCGGCAACGTCAGCGTGGAGGCGGACGTTGGCCTGGTAGGAACCGACCGACTTGATGTGTGCGGGCAGTTCAACCTTGCGCTTGTCGATCTTGCCAAGGCCAGCGGCCTCAACAGCGTCGGCGACGTCGCCCTGCTTGACGGTGCCGAACAGACGGCCGGACTCGCCGGCCTTGACGACCAGCTTGACCGGCTTGGCGGACAGTGCAGCGGCCTGCTTCTGAGCATCTTCCAGGGAAGCGTGCTCGCGGGCGGCGCGGGCAGCCTTGATGGACTCAACCTGCTTCTCGCCACCCTTCGACCAGGTCAGGGCGAAGTTGCGGGGCAGCAGGTAGTTACGTGCGTAACCGTCCTTGACCTCGACAACATCGCCGGCAGCACCGAGACCGGTGACTTCGTGGGTCAGAATGAGCTTTGCCATGTTAGTTAATCCCTTCCTTAGCCGCGGCCAGCGCCGGAGTAAGGCAGCAGAGCAACTTCGCGGGCGTTCTTGATTGCCTGGGCGATCTTGCGCTGTTCCTGCACCGTGACGCCAGTGACGCGACGGGCGCGGATCTTTCCGCGGTCGGAGATGAACTTGCGCAGCAATGCTACGTCCTTGTAGTCGATGACAGTGATGTCAGCGGCCTTCAAGGGGTTGGACTTTGGTTTGGGCTTACGGAGTTCAGCCTTAGCCATCGTGGAGCTCCTATTCTAGGGAGCCCGTGGATATTGATCCACGGGATGGTGGTGGTCCGACGGCGGCAGTGCCTTGGGTGCGTGGCGCACCCGGGCAGTCCCGGCGCCGGGCCGTTATTTGGGTTTTAGAAGGGAGGTTCGGAATCG is a window from the Arthrobacter sp. NicSoilC5 genome containing:
- a CDS encoding FMN reductase, encoding METRRITVLSAGLGVPSSSRLLADQLSAAAARQLEAGGYQVAVDVVELRDLAVDIANNFVTGYAAPRLADVIAGVEASDGIIAVTPVFSASYSGLFKSFIDVLDPKSLDGKAVLLGATGGTDRHQMVLDYALRPLFSYLRTIIAATGVFAGPQDWGTAEEGGASLADRIERAAGEFTRLLEGLQPGRKSAPLESLPFEQLLAGISGSR
- a CDS encoding PhzF family phenazine biosynthesis protein, with amino-acid sequence MNPNPRPRPFHQVDVFAGLAYRGNPLAVVLDAQGLDAATMQHFANWTNLSETTFLLPPRDPRADYRVRIFTGSEEFPFAGHPTLGSAHTWLESGGVPKSDGCVVQECAAGLVRIKRDGGRLAFAAPPLTRSGPVEEPVRRQLAAALRVAPGDIVDACWLVNGPEWIGVLLQSAGQVLALEPDHAAMGDLKIGVIGPHAPGTGADFEVRTFLPGDAMAEDPVTGSFNAGAAQWLMGTGRAPEQYVASQGTVLGRAGRIHVSAEGGDIWVGGESTTCIQGTVLL
- the rplI gene encoding 50S ribosomal protein L9 gives rise to the protein MAKLILTHEVTGLGAAGDVVEVKDGYARNYLLPRNFALTWSKGGEKQVESIKAARAAREHASLEDAQKQAAALSAKPVKLVVKAGESGRLFGTVKQGDVADAVEAAGLGKIDKRKVELPAHIKSVGSYQANVRLHADVAAVIELDVVAGK
- the rpsR gene encoding 30S ribosomal protein S18, which translates into the protein MAKAELRKPKPKSNPLKAADITVIDYKDVALLRKFISDRGKIRARRVTGVTVQEQRKIAQAIKNAREVALLPYSGAGRG